The Actinotalea sp. JY-7876 sequence GCGGCTCGCGGCCGACGTCGAGACGGTCGTCCTCGGCAGCCTGGAGCGCATGGCGGGCAACGAGGCGATCTCGCGCGCCGCGATCGACGACCGCCTCCTGGTCGTCAACCAGGACGTCCGCAGCGTCACCTCGACGGCCGCGCCCCTGCGCCGGTCGGCCGGCGCGCTGGAGGCCGGGGGCGTCGAGGCCCAGCTCACCACCGTCTGGGCGCTGACCTCGCACACCCGCCACCTGGCGCGGGCGGTGCAGTACGCCGTGGGCGTCGGCACGGAGCTGACGCCGCAGGAGTGGCGCGGGCTGCGCGACGTCACGAGCCAGAACTTCGCGGCCCTGAGGGACACCCTCGCCGACCGGCTGCCCGGTCCGCTACGGGAGGACCTGGGCCTCGAGCGGCGGGACGCCTCCGGCGGGCCCGCGGCGCGGACCGACGACCTCGTCCTGCACGAGCTGGAGCGGATCAACCAGACCGTCACGCTGCTGGTCAGCATGGTCTCCCCGGGGGCGGGCGCCGGCGCGGCGCCCGCCGACGCCGCGGCCCGCTGAGCGCACGCTCGGCAGATCCGCCCGTCCCTTTCGACCGAATCGCGCCCAGCACTGTCGCATCCGGCGAGGGCGTCGTATGGTCGAGAAACGACTTCTGGCGGCCCCCGCGCCATTCCAACTTCCGGAAGGCGTGGACTCATGGACCTCACTCCTCGTGAGATCGAGAAGCTGTACGTGTACCAGGTCGCAGAGATCGGACGACGTCGTCGGGAACGCGGCACGAAGCTGAATCTCAGCGAAGCGCAGGCACTGATCTGCGAGGCGATTCTCGAAGGCGCCCGCGACGGCAAGTCCGTCGCCGAGTGCATGGAGCTCGGAAAGCACGTGGTCGCCGAGACCGACTGCATGCCCGGGGTGCGAGAGCGGCTGCCGCTGCTCCAGGTCGAAGCGACCTTCCCGGACGGCAGCAAGCTCGTCTCGTGCCACGACCCCGTGGCGGCCTGAGAGATGTCGCTGGCCGACGAGGCCACCCGGCTGCTGCTCGTCGCAGGCCACGAGAGCGACGGCGGGATCGGCCTCGAGCCGCTCCTCGACGCCCTGCCCGGCGCGGTGGTCGCGACCGCCGGGCGACGCCTGCACGACGCCGTCACCCGCGCCCTGACCGAGGGTGCGGAGCGCGTCGCCGTGCTGCCGATGACGTGGGGCCGCGACCCGGTGATGGTGGCCGACGCGGCGAAGACGCTGCGCTGGCTGGACGCCGGAGCCGGTCGCGGACGCCTCGCGCTGTGCGACGACTTCGGCACGATCGACCACCTGGTCGCCGCGCTGCGGCGTGCGGCGACCCGCACCGCCGCGGCGGAGCCGGGCGCCGCGATGGTGGTCGTCGCACGCGCCGCCGACCCCTTCGACGACGCCGAGCTGTACCGCGTGGCCCACCTGGTGCGCACGCACGGCGCCGGGGTCCCGGTCGAGGTGGCGTGCGTGGCCGGCCCGGGTGACCTGGCCGACGTCGTGCACCGCACGCGACTGCTGGGCGCCCGCGGCGTGGTGCTCGTTCCGGCAGGGTTCGGACTGCCGGACGGCGTCGACGGGTTCGCCGGGACCACGTCCTACGGACCTCTCGTCTCGCGCGCGGCCGTCCTGGAGGTCGTCCGCCGCCGGCGCGACGCCGCACTGCACGCGCTGGAGCACGGGCGGACCGGCATCGAGGCCGGCCTGCTCGCCGACCACGGCCACGGCTACGCCCACTCCCACGGGATCGACGGCGATGCCGGGCACGGCCACCCGCACGGGCACGGCCACCCGCACGAGCACCCGCACGGCACCGTGCCGGCCGGGTTCGAGCTGGCGGAGAGCCGGCCGAGCGGCTGAGGGCCCAGGTCCGGTGCGAGGGGGCGCGCACCGGACGGACGACGACGCACGGCAGCACACACGCCCCCGCGGCATGCATGGATCACCCAGCAACCCGGAGGGCACGACGATGCTAGGCAGCCCGAAGTACCACCACAGCGACGATGACATCGAGATCAACGCCGGGCGACCCACGGTCACCCTGACGGTGACCAACACGGGTGACCGCGGCATCCAGGTCGGGTCCCACTTCCACTTCTTCGAGGTCAACCGCGCCCTGCGGTTCGACCGCGAGCTGGCCTACGGGATGCACCTCGACATCCCGGCCGGCACCGGCGTCCGCATCGAGCCGGGCGA is a genomic window containing:
- a CDS encoding urease subunit gamma — encoded protein: MDLTPREIEKLYVYQVAEIGRRRRERGTKLNLSEAQALICEAILEGARDGKSVAECMELGKHVVAETDCMPGVRERLPLLQVEATFPDGSKLVSCHDPVAA